The sequence CGTCGTTTTTCTCTTCCTGATTCGTCTTAACTAACTTGTCGGCAATGACACTGTTAATCTGATCCGGCACAGGGAATGCGAATGCCAAGAGTGTATTCAATCGATACTGAGTACTGTCAATGTTGATTCGTGCCGATCCGGATGTGAGCAAGTACTCGTTCGGGCCAGAATTCAGTAGATTCATTTTGCCCTTGAAGGTCATCAGCCCTCGGGCATCGTTAAAAGTAAAGGCGTTCTCAACGTCATCAGAAGCGGCTGCACTATCCGGACGGCTGGTACTATCAGTAGGAGCCGCTGCCAGAGCGGGTTGGCCTGCTGGCAGGTCACTGCCTTTAGAGACAATTCGGTACACTTTATCTTTTTCGTCGTAGCTCATAATACCCGTTGCCGAAAACAGGTCTTCATCCTTAGGATCTTCTTTCGGCGACAGGAACGTAGGATAAAGCCCAGCATTGCCCAACCGGAAATGAATACCCGCTACCAGTTGCTGTCCGCCTTCATTTTTAAGGTTTTTGTCAACCTTTATTTCGAGCCGTTCTGCTATTTTTTCCTTAAATGGAATCCAGCCGCTAATGAGATCCTGGCGTTTTTTAAGGGCAGGCTTAATTGAGCCATCTAACGCTAGATCCCGTTCAGGAGCCTGCATCGTAATTGCTCCTTTGAATAGCATTTTTGGGGCTAACTGAAGGTTGTCATCCTCGTCAACGTCAGCGCGAGCTACTGTAAAATAAGTCGTTGCTGGCTTTTGTGCCGCATTGCGTTTGCCCCGGACAGGTTTCTTGGTATCGGCAGTTAGGTTAGCAGAAGCAACGGCTGGCGCTTCTTTTAATTCAAAGCTTCCCATCTTGATACTGGCTGTATCGCCTTTTGCGGTTGCAAACTGATAAGTGGCATCTCCGGCAAAGCGTGTTCGGGAAAGAACCTGAATATTGCCATTTTTAAGCCGGTGGAACAACGTAACCGTATCCAGTTCCAGTTTCGCGTTTTTCAGCGCCAGCATCTCGCCGTTTCGCCGGATGGTCACAAGACCTTTGTCAGGATAGATCCGCGCATCTGCCGATGTAACATAAGGAACGCCACTGATGTTGAGCATCATTTTTTCAACGTCGTACAGGGCCGCTGAGCCGTTAAACGTTAACCCTTCCTGTTCGGCAGCCGTAGCTGTAAACGTAGAGGTTTTAACATCGCCTTTCATGGCAATCGTTTTCGCGTTGAGATTCCATTGGGCCCGGTTGATGCTCGTTTTGTAAGCGGCAAACGGGAACTCCATACTTGACCCGGCCAGCGTATCGTCGATACTTGTATTTTTCGTTGTATTGATGGCCAGACCGACAATTCCTTTGGTCTGATTAAAATCTACATTAATGTCATTGCCCAGAAGAATTGGCCGGTTTGCCTCTTTATCCGACACAATTTTAAATTGAGCGTTGTCGGCAACGAAGCCCTCTTTATTAAACTTTATATTTTTTGAGATCGCTTCTGAATCTTTTCTCCGTAATGTTCCCTTACCAAACAAACCTGCCGAACGAAGTACCAAGCCCCCTTCCAGATTGGTCGTGGCATTATAAAAGTTAAAGTTATTTTTCTGGGTAGTGATGACCATGCTATCCGCCTTTGGCCACCATTTCAGGCTATAGTTATTCAATTGAACCTGTGGGAAGTATCCTTTACCAACAAGTCCTTCCTTAATTTCACCTTTGTCGCCCGACGCCAGTAAGGAATCTGTCATGAATAAGATGCCTTTTGTGTTCAGGCTGGCGGTCAGGTGATTTAAAACACCTTCGGCACGCAATCCGGATTTATCCATGGTCAATTCGCCCGTAAATTTTACGTTCGATGGAGCAGCACCTTTCTTGGAACTATACACTGGATAGCCAGTGGCTGGCGCTTTATGAACAAAGCCCAGCGTATTGTCGGGCATTGTTTTGAGTTCGGCTTTAAAGGGCGGAAAGATGCCATCGGAATGGAATGTGCCGACAAAAGATATATCGCCCTTGCCCAGACTATCATTGTCGATTGCCGGTATTTTGAAGTAAACTTTCTGATTGTAAAGAATGTCTCCGCGAACGGGTTGGTTAAAATATACCGTCATTCCTTCGGGCATAACCAGCCGCTGCGTGGTTTTTTTACCCGCAATTCGCCCTGATTTATTATCGGCGCTGCCAAAATAGACGGTTCCGGGGTTTTCGTATTTAATGTCACCCCCAATTTCGCCCTCTTTTCCCTGGGCAGCCAGTTTTTGCGAAGAGAAGGTAATGGAGTCAATTTTATTCAGGTTCATCGCGAATTTATCGTAATCAAATTTCAGATCACGACCGGCATAGCGAAGGGTTCCTGCTTTGAGCTGACCGTTCAATGTAAAGGCCCGCCCTTTACCAATACGCAACGTTTTGTCAGAAGGGACACCGTATATTTTCAATGAATCAGATAGCGTAAATCGGTCGACTCCACGGATCGTCAAGAATTTATCATCCAGATTGATCGTCGCGTTTTTTGTGCTGTCATTTGATGCAAACAGCGATTGTACCTGAAAATTATCGTAATCCCGTTTCCCTACGTAAGCCAGTACATAAAGATATCCCTTCCGGCTCAACCGCATCAGACCCGATGTCGGGTCGCGATCGATGTAGCCTTCCAAAACCATGCGGCCCAAGGCACCCCGCAAGGCAACCGGGCTGACTTTGGTAGACTGTATAATATCATCGTCAAAAAAAGTCTGTTGCTTCTTGGTTGCGATGAAATTGGCGACGATCTGAAGTGGATGAAAACCATAATCAACCGTCAGGTCGGAGTAGCGTTGTGGTTGAAAATAATCATATGATTCGAATCGAACGGGCACTTCACGCTTTGCCCCAACCTGATAAAAATCGACTTTTCGACGCTGTAAATCCCACCGAACTACTTCGGGTATAATGTAGAACTTATGGTATGAGTCGGAATACGGAACACGGGCATAGTCGGTGTGCTGTTCGCGGTCGAGCCAGGCAATATGCTGGTTTTTGTCGTACCTGAACTTTATGGATGGATGGGTTATCGAATCGGTATCGACATAGCCTACAAACGCGGCTGAACCTGCCGAAATTAGCGGTTTGGCACCCCCGGTTGTTCCACCAAATCCGGCGCTTGTTGTGTCGTTAGCGCTAAAATCGAATCGACGGCTACTGGCTTTGAAAGCTGGCTTGCCATTATACTTAACCGTCAACTGGGCTGGCTGGCCACTAGCCGATGCGCCCACCATCTGTGTGCCCGATAAAGCCAGGCCACCCCGGTACTCAATATCCGGCCCTAAATCGGGTAGCTTAACATCATTCTGCCACGACATAAAACGTGGATACGTAACTGGTCCGCCTTTCTTCTTGCTAACATATTCAAAGACGCCTTTAATAGGCTTCGCGGGTGTACCCGTTCGATTATCGTACGTAAGGGTCACATCATCGGCTGACAGACGCGGATTCATTGTTGTGAGCGAGTAATCGCTAAGCGTCACAAAAATATCCGGTCGACCAGCGGTCTCCCAGGTAAATTTGCCGCCCTGACCAACCCAAATGCCATCTTTGAGCATCAGGTCGCCACTCGTGTTTGTTACCAGCGCCGAATCTCCATTGGCAACAATCGCCAGCGTTACCTCTTTCAGGGTAAGCACAGCACCCGTAACCGACGGAATAGGACGACGTTGCGGCACAAACTGAGCACCCAGCTGGCGCGGTTGAGTTGAGTCTGATGGGGTGGGGGTATCCCAGCCATCGAATCGAGACCGTTCTGCCGCAGCTTTGGCTGCCGCAATGGAATCGGCAGGCGTTGAGGACCCCGTTGTAGATACCGGTTGAGCAGTATCTATATAACGAAGCTGAAAGGTACCACCCTGTGCGTAGAGTTTGTTGTAATTGCTCGCGTAAAGTTCGTGCCGTTCGAGGAAACGACGGGCCGTTTCCAGACTTCGGGCAAAGGCTTTTGGGTCATTGGCATCGAACAGTTTTTCGGCTATTGTTAAAATGCCATCCACGTTGGCTGGCGTACCGGCTGATTGCTGGCTGGCACTGGCTTGATAAAGTGCTCCGTAAAAAGGAACAAAGTGAGTGGCTGCCTGAAGCCGTTTCTGGTTCATCTTACGGCTTAATACCATTACGCGCTCCTGTTGCTGGGCCGACAATCGATTTTCGGACCACAACGATTGTAGGTCCGTTCCGGCCTTAACTCCTGCGGCTCCGCCCGTTGCCATTAGTTTCTGCACCTCGGCCATAAACTGATCTGGTTTATCGGAGAGCCGGACTGCCTGACCATAAGCCGTGGAAAAGGCGAAGCAAAGCATGAAGATCGCCCTGGTCTGTACTGACAATGACCACCTTAGCAAATTGGAGCGCGACCGTAATCTGTGATGAAACAGATTACCAGGGTGAATAGCGTAAATACGATTCATTATATATCTGTTGCGAAAAACGTTGTTCTAACGTCTACTTGACTAGTTGTACCAGGATTCTATTTCTTGAATAAAAGAGAGGTCCACTCTCGGATGGCCATCTTTTTTATAAGTTTAAGGCCCGAATCGATCGCTTTTTGTTGGATATCCGGCGCATCATGTTCATAGAAACCGCTTACCAGTAAATATCCGTCTTCATTTAATAAGTCTGTGTAAGTCGGGATTTCGGCCAGTAATACGTTTCGGTTGATATTGGCCAGCACAACATCATATTGGCTGGGTTCGCCTTCGCTACCTGAGTTAATATCGTCGATTGTTCCCTGAAACACCGAAACCTGCGGGCAATCGTTCAGTTCGGCATTCTCGCGAGCATTTTCAACCGCCCAGTCTTCAATATCAAAAGCCAGCACGGCCTGTGCGCCCATCTTAGCCGCCAGAATTGCCAGGATGCCTGTTCCACTGCCGACATCAAGTACTGTTTTCTCCGCAAAATCAAGGCCAAGTTGCTGTTCGAGCATCATGGCCGTGGTTTCGTGGTGGCCTGTGCCAAATGACATCTTCGGATTAATGATGATATCGTAACGAAACCGGGCGTCCGCTTGATGAAAGGACGCCCGGACCCGGACACTGTTAGCTACTTCTATCGGCTCATAATCGCGCTCCCACTCGGCGTTCCAGTTTCGTTTTTCTAACGAATGGACTTCATAGGCTATTGCGGTTTGATTCGTGTATTTAGCAACAAGTTCCTGTACGGCCTTTTCATCAAAATCCGAGTCAATGATATAGGCATTCAACCCTTCATTCGTATCCACAAATGACTCGAAACCAAGTTCGGCCAGTTCGGCGGTGAGGATATCGGAATAATCAGGGGAAATGTGCAGTTGAAGTTCAATATAATTCATACCTCTAAGGTAATGAAAAAGGCAAGCCACATGGGTTGCCTTTCGGTACAACCTAAAGCTAATTCATTATTTCAGGGTTCCATTTTTCATTTTCTGGAACGATTCCTGAAGCGCAGTAATCATCGGAGAGTTTCGTTCTTTTTCCTTTTTGACCGCTTTCTCCTGCCACTCAATGGCTTCATCCCTGCGCCCCAGAAAATAAAGGATGTGAGCATAGGTATCCATCAAACTACCCTCTTCCCGATACTCAAGCGACCGCTTCGACCAGATTAGTGCTTTTTGCAAATAAACCGAGTCCCGGGTTAGCTCCTGAAAGTCCCAGGCCGCCTGATTTAACGCAGATACAAAGCGCTGGGTGTTCGGATTCGGTACGAACGACATCTGTCCGGGCCGTACGGTCGTTTTAAAGGTTCCATTTGTGGACGGCATTTCGCCCCGCATCCGTCGTTGATTGTCTAACTCGTCCAGCTTTTGGATGGAGGCAACCCGGGCGGGCATACCCGCGAACCTACACTCCAAAGAACTAACTAAAAGCACTCCACCAGCTCATCCGACACCTACCCGAGTGTGACGGTAGGTCTAAACTACAGCAAAGCAAATATGTATAGTATACTATTTAAACAATATTAAATATATTATTATAAATTAAATAATTTAATTAGATACTTGTGCGGCCAATCAATAGTTTTACAAAATCATAAACCATTTTACAGAAATCATGATTAATAAATATTTAAGTCGTCCTTTAGTTATTATGTTTATAATAACTGGCTTGTAATCATGTCGCATCCAGGAGGATAGTTTAGGAATTCCGGCAAAATCAGTAGCCATAACGATTGATGAAGCAAAGAGTTGGTATGAAACATCCAGTTCGGCTCGTGCTCGAGTGGCGACTAAAAAGCAAAACCAGCTAGCCTTCTGGAAGTATGCCCAACAAGGGAAACTTGCCAACGGCATTGATGTAGTGTCTGTTCCGTTATTGTATAATTCAAACGTTCCGGTTAGTGTCCCGAGTGATGAAAATTTTACCAGAAAAGGCAGTATTTATTCGCTTCCCAGTTTTGATCGGGCAGGGTATCAAATCTAGCAAAAGCTCCTGATTTCTAAGGATGAGAATGGTAATTTACGGTCTGTAACTATCACCATTATTCCGGAACGAAACGAGCAACGGAAAAAGCAAGCCGTGAAAAAAGCTACCTTTTCGGGAGTAGTCCTGCTGATGAATGATGCGGGGGATAATTATAAAATAGGGTGGCGTTATAAAAAAGGAAAATTAACCGATACATTTTCCTCACCTGATCAAAATGCGAATGCAAGGTTGTCTTCGTATTCATGCAAGGTCGCCTTCTATCAACTTATGGCTCAGAACCCTGGCGGTAGTAGCAGTTATCACTGTGACCCATTCGCGAATAAAGCGTGTCTACCCGACGCCTTTCTGGACGCATCCACGGGCGGGTTCTAGGTGAAAATTGCTGAACTTGATGCTACCTGCAATGATGGAATTCCTAATGGGGCTCCAATTCGAGAAAATCCGTGGGATGATGAATCGAGTTGGGTCGCAGTAAATCCAAGTGGTGGTGGAGGTGGACAAGTTATCAGGGATCCATTCATTCCCACGAATGAAACAACACCGATTGATTATGGGATGCCCATTGATCTTACTCCAATGGACGCGTTTGCTTGGGAAATGGCAAATCGTATTGGCCCAGACGTGTATCTAACTAGTGCAGAGATAGAGTTCCTTAGTGAAAATTGGGACTTTACATATGATTTTAGAGATTACGTAAGTTTAAACAATATCAAGCCTGATTTAGGTAAGAACTTAGACGGATGGTTTTATGACGAAAATGACTTTCAGAATTATAAAATTCCACTCAAAGTTGTCGGGCGAGACAGCTACAATGAAGAAACAGATTACAGGCTATATGAGAGAGAGTGCGAGGCTTACACATTCTTATTCGATAAAGCGAACAGCTCAGGCCAAGAGTATGGAGCCTATATAACAACGAAAGGAATAATTGTTCTGCCTGCTAATAAAGCTCAACTTACGCCAGATGGGACAAGAGCCATTGAATTTTTGATATGGAAGATGAGCAAAACTTCAAGCAGAGAAATTGTCCCGACTAATCAGGGTACCTATGTAGTACGAGGTTATATCCATACACACCCTAGCCCACCAGGTATAGCTAGTCCATCAAATGCTGATAGGCAATTTGCCCAGAGGCACCCCGGAGTGAGTCACTATGTTATGAACCAGTTTGTTATCAATCAATTTTTTTCCGATGGAAGTACTCAGCCATACGCTGGCGTTTTTGAAAAGCGCTGCCCATAGCCATTATAGCAAATCGTACTCACTATGGCTACTCTTGATGGTCCATTCACTCGTCTCAACGGGACAGTCGCAGCCTGTTCAGTTGATGAATCTTGTCTTGCAAGATAAGATACTTGAAAAGGTACTTAAAGAATACCAACAAGTAAGCAAGGCTAAGGTCATTGCTGTAGTCATTGAACGTTATGATAATGACTATACGTACACGCTCAGTGATATCGGTTTGTTTGATTCAGTTAAAAGAAATCCAACGACCACGTATGGTAAATGGAATAACACGATTTTGCTATTTTATTCAGGAGTCGAATCCGTCATCAGTAATTTGGACACGAATGCGGTTAATCGCATACAAAAACAGCTTAGGTCCATATTACCAGACCAATTCAGTGACCAGAAGGTGTCCAATGATGGCATTATAGAGGAGAAGGCCATCTTGTTTGACGAAATTATTTGGCGTTTTAAAGTACGTGATAGAAGGTTACTGTGGCTACGTAAAAATCTGGATTATCAAACTGAAAAAATTCCCTACCTCAAATAGTTCTCTTCGGAAGAGACGTTCGAAGTGGATTGTTGACAGACAGTCCGCTTTGAATGATATCACTAACAAAAAGCCCCGATCTTGATAGCGCCAAGCCAGATCGGGGCTTTGTCTCCCACCTAAGCCGTATTTTCAT comes from Spirosoma aureum and encodes:
- a CDS encoding MPN domain-containing protein, with product MKIAELDATCNDGIPNGAPIRENPWDDESSWVAVNPSGGGGGQVIRDPFIPTNETTPIDYGMPIDLTPMDAFAWEMANRIGPDVYLTSAEIEFLSENWDFTYDFRDYVSLNNIKPDLGKNLDGWFYDENDFQNYKIPLKVVGRDSYNEETDYRLYERECEAYTFLFDKANSSGQEYGAYITTKGIIVLPANKAQLTPDGTRAIEFLIWKMSKTSSREIVPTNQGTYVVRGYIHTHPSPPGIASPSNADRQFAQRHPGVSHYVMNQFVINQFFSDGSTQPYAGVFEKRCP
- the prmA gene encoding 50S ribosomal protein L11 methyltransferase encodes the protein MNYIELQLHISPDYSDILTAELAELGFESFVDTNEGLNAYIIDSDFDEKAVQELVAKYTNQTAIAYEVHSLEKRNWNAEWERDYEPIEVANSVRVRASFHQADARFRYDIIINPKMSFGTGHHETTAMMLEQQLGLDFAEKTVLDVGSGTGILAILAAKMGAQAVLAFDIEDWAVENARENAELNDCPQVSVFQGTIDDINSGSEGEPSQYDVVLANINRNVLLAEIPTYTDLLNEDGYLLVSGFYEHDAPDIQQKAIDSGLKLIKKMAIREWTSLLFKK